CACAAACTCCACCAATTGAGTCACCGTCTTTTTTGGCTTTATCAATAGCATCCATCATTTCCTGTCCTGCATTTTCATCAAGACAACGTACAGGAGATGCTTCTGAAACTTCCATTTTTTCTTTGATTGACAAGGTTTCGATTTCTTTTGCCTTAATGCCAGCAATTTCTTTTACATATCCAACTATTTCGATTCCTAAATGAGTAAGCATTGTTTTAGCTACAGCACCTGCAGCAACTCTAGCTGCAGTTTCTCTAGCAGAAGAACGTTCTAATATATTACGCATATCACGATGGCCATATTTTAAAGCACCATTTAAATCAGCATGTCCAGGGCGTGGACGTGTAACTTTTCTTCTAATATCCTGATCACTTTCGATTGGATCTTCTCCCATAATATCTTCCCAATGTGCAAAATCATCATTGCTGATAACCATCGCGATTGGCGAACCCAACGTATAGCCATGTCGAACGCCACCTGCAATGTCAACTAAATCCTTTTCAATTTGCATCCGTTTACCTCGTCCATGCCCTTTTTGACGACGTAATAAAGAATGATTAATATTTTCTGATGTCAATGGCATTAAAGCTGGTAAGCCTTCTACTATTGTTGTTAGTTGTTTACCATGTGACTCGCCTGCTGTTAAGTAACGCATTAAAATCCCCCCGTGTGATTACAATTTTGTATTACTATACCATACCTTGAACCATCTGTGTGGTTGCAATTAATAGATTATTCATTTTTTTCGAAAAGTTTAGAATCGTCCAATACAAATCATTTATATTTTACCATAAATGTGATTTACTGGACGATTGATATACGATTAATTTAATTTGTCTATGCTAATTCTTTTGATAAAAAAAGGTATCCAAAACTTCAAAACCAAATTTTTCAGGAGTGAAAATTTGTTCGGTACTTCCGACAAAAAACACACCTTTTTCAACTAAAGCATTATTGAATTTATTATAAATAGTTGTTTTAGCCTCTTCTGTAAAATAAATAAGTACATTACGACAAACAATTAAATCAAAATTAGATTGGTACGGATCCGATAAAAGATTATGTTTTTTAAAAGTGATAGATTTCTTTATCTTATCATCAATAACATAAAGTGCTCCCTCTTGTTTAAAAAACTGGCTCTTTAATTTAGGTGGTACTTCATTTAATGCACGTTCAGTATATATACCTTTTCTAGCACGTTCTAAAATTTTATCATCAATATCAGTTGCTAAAATACTAACATTAGCCAAGTCAACGTATTGACTTAACATCATCGCAAGCGTATATGGCTCATCACCAGTCGAACAGGCAGCACTCCAAATTTTTAATTTTTTATTTTTTTTAAGTAAATCCGGCAAAATCTTATTTTCTAATACATTCCATCTTGTTGAATTCCGATAAAACTCTGACACATTAATAGTCATTTTATCTAGAAATTCTTCCATTAATTCTTTATCTGAAACTAACGCTTTATAATATGAATTAAAATCAGAGAACCCTTTTTTATCACGTAACGAAGTCAATCTTCTTTTCATTTGAACTTCTTTATACAATGATAAATCAATTCCTGTTTTTTTCTTTATTGAATCGCTAAACGTTTGATAGTCAGTCATCTTAATATCCCCTAACATAGATAATAATAAGCTAAGCCTCACCCATTAAAAGGGAATGAAACGTTCTTACTAAATATATAATTAAAAAACCTTTACAAGTCTGGAAAAAATAAATTGATTTCTCGCCTTGCATTTTGCAAAGAATCCGAACTGTGTATCACGTTTCTTCTTTTATCTGTTCCATAATCAGCTCTTATCGTTCCCGCCTCTGCTTGAGCAGGATCGGTTGCACCTATCATCATTCTCGATTGCTCTACTATATCTTCTCCTGCCCAAACCATTGCAAATACAGGTCCAGAGGTTATATATTCTTTTAGTCCAGGATAATATTCTTTATTTCGATGTTCTTGATAATGTTGGTTTGCAACTTCACTCGTCATTGTTAACATTCTAGCAGTAATCATCCGATAACCTTTTTTCTCAAATCTAGAAATGAGTTCACCAATTATAGCTCTTTTTACACCATCAGGTTTTATCATAATAAACGTATTATCCATGAGTATCCTCTTTTCCTAATGTAATTATGTTTTTCGATTTCCTATGTAAGTAGCGATGTCTTTTAACGTTTCTTTTGCTTTTATATCAGGTAGGGCATCTAATGCATGGTAAGCTTTTTCTAAATAAAGATTGCTTAATCTAAAAGAAGCATCAATAGCATCTGAATTCTTAATTTGTTTTATAAGTGCTGGCATCTTCATATTGATATTCATCGGATCAGAAAATACTTCTTTTAACTGCTGATAAAAATAATGATCTCTCATCGCGTATAGGACAGGTAATGTTATATTACCTTGCATTAAATCACTACCCGCTGGTTTACCTAATTGTTGTGCCGAAGCCGTGAAATCTAAAATGTCATCTATAATTTGATAAGACATGCCAATATAATAACCATATCGATATAATAAAATCTCTTGCTCCTTAGGAACTTCTCCAGCAATTGCACCTAATTGACAACTAGCAGCTATTAAGGAAGCAGTTTTACGTTTTACTCTTCTCAGATAGTGCCGTACATTCTGATTTACATTAAATTTACTCTTTATTTGTTCCATTTCACCAATGGTTAATTCAACCATTGTTTTAGATAGAATTTGATGTGCTTTTGCGTTATTTATTATAGTCAGATATTCTAAGGAACGAGCAAAGATATAATCACCCGTATACATTGCAATTCGGTTGTCCCATTTAGCTTTAACAGTTGGTTTACCTCTCCTTAGTTCAGACTCATCAATTACATCGTCATGGA
The nucleotide sequence above comes from Paraliobacillus zengyii. Encoded proteins:
- the aroC gene encoding chorismate synthase: MRYLTAGESHGKQLTTIVEGLPALMPLTSENINHSLLRRQKGHGRGKRMQIEKDLVDIAGGVRHGYTLGSPIAMVISNDDFAHWEDIMGEDPIESDQDIRRKVTRPRPGHADLNGALKYGHRDMRNILERSSARETAARVAAGAVAKTMLTHLGIEIVGYVKEIAGIKAKEIETLSIKEKMEVSEASPVRCLDENAGQEMMDAIDKAKKDGDSIGGVCEVYIEGMPAGVGSYVHYDRKLDAKIAGAVQSINAFKGVEFGIGFEAARKNGSQVHDEIAWDKEQGYYRKTNRLGGFEGGMSTGMPIVVKGVMKPIPTLYKPLQSVDIETKEVFNASIERSDSCAVPAAAVVMEHVVAFEVAKAILEQFPHDQFPKLQEAVKQYREELRCF
- a CDS encoding CheR family methyltransferase yields the protein MTDYQTFSDSIKKKTGIDLSLYKEVQMKRRLTSLRDKKGFSDFNSYYKALVSDKELMEEFLDKMTINVSEFYRNSTRWNVLENKILPDLLKKNKKLKIWSAACSTGDEPYTLAMMLSQYVDLANVSILATDIDDKILERARKGIYTERALNEVPPKLKSQFFKQEGALYVIDDKIKKSITFKKHNLLSDPYQSNFDLIVCRNVLIYFTEEAKTTIYNKFNNALVEKGVFFVGSTEQIFTPEKFGFEVLDTFFYQKN
- the ndk gene encoding nucleoside-diphosphate kinase; this translates as MDNTFIMIKPDGVKRAIIGELISRFEKKGYRMITARMLTMTSEVANQHYQEHRNKEYYPGLKEYITSGPVFAMVWAGEDIVEQSRMMIGATDPAQAEAGTIRADYGTDKRRNVIHSSDSLQNARREINLFFPDL
- the hepT gene encoding heptaprenyl diphosphate synthase component II; its protein translation is MKLAMTYAYLKPDLQLIEKALEETVKADHPVLGEASTQLLHAGGKRLRPVFVLLAGQFGVYDLEKIKAVAVSVEMIHMASLVHDDVIDESELRRGKPTVKAKWDNRIAMYTGDYIFARSLEYLTIINNAKAHQILSKTMVELTIGEMEQIKSKFNVNQNVRHYLRRVKRKTASLIAASCQLGAIAGEVPKEQEILLYRYGYYIGMSYQIIDDILDFTASAQQLGKPAGSDLMQGNITLPVLYAMRDHYFYQQLKEVFSDPMNINMKMPALIKQIKNSDAIDASFRLSNLYLEKAYHALDALPDIKAKETLKDIATYIGNRKT